CCTCTCCGGCCTTGGCCCACGGTCGGCCTCCGACGCCGGCGTCGCTTCGCGGGGCACCCGCGCCATCGTCGGGGCGATGCAGGCAACCCACGTGCGACGCGTCGTGGTGGTCAGCGCCGCGCCGATCGCCACCGTGCCGTCGCCTGGCCGCCCCAAGCCGCCCACCCACGACCCAGGCGACGGGTTCTTCATGCGGAACCTGTTCAGTCCGTTTGCGAAAGCCGCGTTCCGCAGGCACTACGCCGATCTGGCGCTGATGGAGGACATCCTTCGCGACAGCGGCCTGGACTGGACCGTCGTGCGGCCGCCGCGGCTGACCGAGGGGCCATTGACCGGCACCTACCGGACGGCGTACGGGCAGAACCTCCGGGGCGGCTGGTCGGTTTCCCGCGCCGACGTCGCCCAGCTCATGCTTCGCGT
The nucleotide sequence above comes from Actinomycetes bacterium. Encoded proteins:
- a CDS encoding NAD(P)H-binding protein translates to MKLTIFAATGGIGRQVLEQAVAAGHDVTAVARNPKQLSRQARVVAADLAAADPLVLQSAVAGADAVLSGLGPRSASDAGVASRGTRAIVGAMQATHVRRVVVVSAAPIATVPSPGRPKPPTHDPGDGFFMRNLFSPFAKAAFRRHYADLALMEDILRDSGLDWTVVRPPRLTEGPLTGTYRTAYGQNLRGGWSVSRADVAQLMLRV